A region of Toxorhynchites rutilus septentrionalis strain SRP chromosome 1, ASM2978413v1, whole genome shotgun sequence DNA encodes the following proteins:
- the LOC129762067 gene encoding neuropeptide F receptor isoform X1, protein MDIVLSRLNLSLDNVTLSTSTIRQGLIEQYSSNRKVDDPAYHILIVMYSILIIFGATGNSLVVMAVARKPQMRTARNMFIVNLAVSDLLLCLVTMPLTLVEILTKYWPMGRLPFLCKSIGTLQATSIFVSTISITAIALDRYQVIVYPTRDSLQLMGAVMILTGIWIISLVLASPMFITRRLIHYDVNMPSLGIDYISYCVEDWPIAHGRIYYSVFTLCVQYLLPIVIVSIAYLRIYLKLKHRLVVTTTAFSSGVNSSSKPPRERERGRRMQRTNYLLISIALIFGISWLPLNLFNLFADLFLDGITQEIMVAYAICHMMGMSSACSNPLLYGWLNDNFRKEFNELLCRKDSSTVTSNGTGKTNSRKVRTTAAAPEVTQTPNWEKRLEQQMDQQDRMKLCGDEDSV, encoded by the exons ATGGATATCGTGCTGTCCCGGCTGAACCTCAGCCTGGACAATGTGACTCTGAGCACTAGCACTATTCGCCAGGGGCTTATCGAGCAGTACAGCAgcaaccgcaaggtggacgatCCGGCCTATCACATACTGATAGTGATGTACAGCATTTTAATTATTTTCGGGGCCACCGGGAACAGCCTTGTGGTGATGGCAGTTGCCCGGAAGCCACAGATGCGAACGGCACGGAACATGTTCATCGTCAATCTGGCAGTGTCCG ATTTGCTGCTATGTCTGGTAACGATGCCGCTGACGCTCGTGGAAATCCTTACCAAATACTGGCCGATGGGCCGGTTACCCTTCCTGTGTAAATCGATTGGAACGCTGCAAGCGACGAGCATTTTCGTGTCAACCATCTCCATCACGGCCATTGCGTTGGACCGATATCAA GTGATTGTCTATCCAACTCGGGACAGCCTCCAGCTGATGGGTGCTGTTATGATACTGACCGGAATTTGGATCATATCATTGGTGCTTGCATCGCCGATGTTTATCACGAGACGGTTGATTCACTACGATGTAAATATGCCCAGCCTTGGGATTGACTACATCTCCTATTGCGTGGAGGACTGGCCAATAGCACACGGCCGAATTTATTACTCGGTGTTTACGCTTTGCGTCCAGTACTTGCTGCCCATCGTGATAGTATCGATAGCATATCTACGAATTTACCTCAAGTTGAAACACCGACTCGTGGTGACAACCACGGCGTTCAGTTCCGGCGTGAACTCGAGTAGCAAACCGCCCCGGGAACGGGAACGAGGCCGGCGGATGCAGCGGACCAACTATTTGCTGATTAGTATAGCCCTAATCTTCGGAATCTCGTGGCTTCCGTTGAATCTGTTCAATTTGTTCGCCGATCTGTTCCTGGATGGAATAACGCAGGAGATAATGGTTGCGTACGCCATCTGCCACATGATGGGCATGAGTTCGGCCTGCTCTAATCCACTTCTGTACGGCTGGCTGAACGATAACTTTCGCAAAGAATTTAACGAACTTCTCTGCCGGAAGGACTCGAGCACGGTCACTTCAAATGGAACCGGAAAAACCAACTCGCGAAAGGTTCGAACTACGGCAGCTGCTCCGGAAGTAACGCAG
- the LOC129762067 gene encoding neuropeptide F receptor isoform X2, translated as MDIVLSRLNLSLDNVTLSTSTIRQGLIEQYSSNRKVDDPAYHILIVMYSILIIFGATGNSLVVMAVARKPQMRTARNMFIVNLAVSDLLLCLVTMPLTLVEILTKYWPMGRLPFLCKSIGTLQATSIFVSTISITAIALDRYQVIVYPTRDSLQLMGAVMILTGIWIISLVLASPMFITRRLIHYDVNMPSLGIDYISYCVEDWPIAHGRIYYSVFTLCVQYLLPIVIVSIAYLRIYLKLKHRLVVTTTAFSSGVNSSSKPPRERERGRRMQRTNYLLISIALIFGISWLPLNLFNLFADLFLDGITQEIMVAYAICHMMGMSSACSNPLLYGWLNDNFRKEFNELLCRKDSSTVTSNGTGKTNSRKVRTTAAAPEVTQVGDNCRTTVVDSGDQTELTELMP; from the exons ATGGATATCGTGCTGTCCCGGCTGAACCTCAGCCTGGACAATGTGACTCTGAGCACTAGCACTATTCGCCAGGGGCTTATCGAGCAGTACAGCAgcaaccgcaaggtggacgatCCGGCCTATCACATACTGATAGTGATGTACAGCATTTTAATTATTTTCGGGGCCACCGGGAACAGCCTTGTGGTGATGGCAGTTGCCCGGAAGCCACAGATGCGAACGGCACGGAACATGTTCATCGTCAATCTGGCAGTGTCCG ATTTGCTGCTATGTCTGGTAACGATGCCGCTGACGCTCGTGGAAATCCTTACCAAATACTGGCCGATGGGCCGGTTACCCTTCCTGTGTAAATCGATTGGAACGCTGCAAGCGACGAGCATTTTCGTGTCAACCATCTCCATCACGGCCATTGCGTTGGACCGATATCAA GTGATTGTCTATCCAACTCGGGACAGCCTCCAGCTGATGGGTGCTGTTATGATACTGACCGGAATTTGGATCATATCATTGGTGCTTGCATCGCCGATGTTTATCACGAGACGGTTGATTCACTACGATGTAAATATGCCCAGCCTTGGGATTGACTACATCTCCTATTGCGTGGAGGACTGGCCAATAGCACACGGCCGAATTTATTACTCGGTGTTTACGCTTTGCGTCCAGTACTTGCTGCCCATCGTGATAGTATCGATAGCATATCTACGAATTTACCTCAAGTTGAAACACCGACTCGTGGTGACAACCACGGCGTTCAGTTCCGGCGTGAACTCGAGTAGCAAACCGCCCCGGGAACGGGAACGAGGCCGGCGGATGCAGCGGACCAACTATTTGCTGATTAGTATAGCCCTAATCTTCGGAATCTCGTGGCTTCCGTTGAATCTGTTCAATTTGTTCGCCGATCTGTTCCTGGATGGAATAACGCAGGAGATAATGGTTGCGTACGCCATCTGCCACATGATGGGCATGAGTTCGGCCTGCTCTAATCCACTTCTGTACGGCTGGCTGAACGATAACTTTCGCAAAGAATTTAACGAACTTCTCTGCCGGAAGGACTCGAGCACGGTCACTTCAAATGGAACCGGAAAAACCAACTCGCGAAAGGTTCGAACTACGGCAGCTGCTCCGGAAGTAACGCAGGTGGGCGACAACTGTCGAACGACAGTAGTAGACTCGGGCGACCAAACCGAACTTACCGAGTTAATGCCGTGA